One window of the Amia ocellicauda isolate fAmiCal2 chromosome 18, fAmiCal2.hap1, whole genome shotgun sequence genome contains the following:
- the LOC136714005 gene encoding uncharacterized protein LOC136714005 isoform X3 → MTAREEKQQLKKEKDQGKVKEISGAESGWTGQVFCQICQLLCTNYDLHLNGKKHNQKLANLRKQEKHGGVDPEATQGGPEYAQEKEPKKRKKERKELGDPPFCKLCQFQSLNRENFHTHLCGKKHQKKVLAIRSAEAADPKANTGPALPLKDYIKSKKRVEPIIGLQFVTECRISNSPKSPVYLCHFCSESMNKKQIILHLTSWQHRFAYLVRKFPELLPYGWMYKNFEHMESVLQHRASTVEMREGPGQCEIIILPDTYNYEEVQVVRPCSNTGNDSNGTAARPMTLQQYIGDPQRTQPLLGLRFLTEFRQSDGSEPHVYLCEVCKKKVSDEFILSHMTGFKHVVSCLEHLGHNPLDKDNLPKDVIDRSKVLTEMAKQVKETEAPEDVQIMKLNPLAMKQIRGMSVHFALKMMQKIKKASGEQGAGQPEDGEIQKMIEELMADQTGAVEEGPTLACSVVLVDYLKSPFRTEPVIGLSSIIECRSSIGWPPPYYYLCELCTAKMREDYIISHIISSLHRFFYIKACNPSLLDSSEKDPQLSTMGPFLHKTASDLQEQEGHGEVQVVTLSHAIYNKIVLQSYQSAYMEVKDARQYKLGLFTGLITGLKKPTRRERHRTRKPETGLDHRTLKGGSHTDEPAKYSDHKHARRRPRTGHRSRSREPAERWSGEPWRSTHDHRELAGYEEITGDRGHPQPAEHFTPRHGLPQYLASRNPEDIGTSEGGLPHMHPDSQSALMHQHGYQGHQQLDAQPILMRPLSPHRQPFPKRRPSPMCALDREFYPERHAGPHGQAFPSGVQENVFPDVTPVPTPGEGRTVLLHPVGPQGHTLPRRLPAHLPPEGLMVTVRPSIVQDERFPERMPESAVRYESRRSVMLPGSSLSRTFPERTGQDRTAYPNRTESKRFAREVDEGGKGKHSFKEEKKQKLLELLMGLLDSEGTEGVTHHKPDQHQMMPGSTAPLGLTEHLPDRHSGTAPPRRIHPTKEQMVIEYEYSRGRDDESPLSAPDLDQHRSSWAGGGSGRGHSWGMEFDTSFPAVPGNTDHRKHHSAMKQEESWATSQRGEGFSHDRYTEELESACYDAGRYAGPQGGSEFPAPAGYNRVPAKVGGQNVSEFLRGIRYSEDRTRRTSPSGSHATRLATAPGEGYWGEAAAGRGYRDRVQGVRDNKTGGLVGDRWSTNYSVGGIPFGPGGRLAAASAYPPEATQGRQLDRTSVLGKRGWEKLDGFQPSPYGGYENWESQSPRPPPTKIPGLDQSDSQKDPTEELMKLWKNISREQAERHKGSLSCRRLGVWQEPHTAASPTPVYTWRDTGWLLSVIWNKMHTSEVGFSTDQDFGGVDLIHPCNPAYTRAFNSQQAELKGAVVIKDAVVL, encoded by the exons atgaCAGCCCGAGAAGAGAAACAGCAgctgaaaaaggaaaaggatCAGGGGAAAGTGAAGGAGATCAGTGGTGCTGAGAGCGGATGGACCGGCCAGGTGTTTTGCCAG ATCTGTCAACTCTTGTGCACAAATTACGATCTTCACCTGAACGGAAAAAAACATAATCAG AAATTGGCAAATCTTAGGAAGCAAG AGAAGCATGGCGGGGTGGATCCTGAAGCAACGCAGGGAGGACCAG AATATGCACAGGAGAAGGAaccaaaaaaaaggaagaaagaaagaaaagaattgGGAGATCCCCCATTTTGCAAG TTATGTCAGTTCCAGAGCCTAAACAGAGAGAATTTCCATACGCATCTGTGTGGAAAAAAGCACCAGAAG AAAGTGCTAGCGATCAGGAGTGCAG AAGCTGCTGACCCCAAGGCAAACACAG GTCCAGCTTTGCCCTTGAAAGATTACATTAAAAGTAAAAAGAGGGTCGAGCCCATCATAG GGCTGCAGTTTGTGACGGAATGCCGCATCTCTAACTCCCCCAAGTCTCCGGTTTATTTGTGTCACTTCTGTTCAGAAAGTatgaacaaaaaacagataATCCTGCACCTCACGAGCTGGCAGCACCGCTTCGCCTACCTG GTGCGCAAGTTTCCAGAGCTGCTGCCCTATGGCTGGATGTACAAGAACTTTGAACACATGGAGTCGGTGCTGCAGCACAGAGCCTCCACAGTGGAGATGAGGGAGGGGCCCGGCCAGTGTGAG ATTATCATCCTACCAGATACCTATAACTATGAAGAAGTTCAGGTTGTCAGGCCTTGCTCCA ATACAGGAAATGACAGTAACGGTACAGCAGCGAGACCGATGACCCTGCAGCAGTACATTGGAGACCCCCAGCGGACTCAGCCCTTGCTTG GTCTGAGGTTTCTGACAGAGTTCAGACAGAGTGACGGGAGCGAGCCCCATGTCTACCTTTGTGAGGTCTGCAAGAAGAAGGTGTCTGATGAGTTCATCCTCTCGCACATGACCGGCTTCAAGCATGTGGTCAGCTGCCTG gaGCACCTGGGTCACAATCCTCTGGACAAAGATAACCTCCCTAAAGATGTGATTGATCGGTCCAAGGTGCTGACGGAGATGGCCAAGCAGGTGAAGGAAACAGAGGCCCCAGAGGACGTGCAG ATTATGAAATTGAATCCACTGGCCATGAAACAAATCAGAGGGATGTCGGTTCACTTTG CTCTGAAAATGATGCAGAAGATCAAGAAGGCGAGTGGGGAGCAGGGCGCTGGCCAGCCTGAAG ATGGGGAGATCCAGAAGATGATTGAGGAGCTGATGGCTGACCAGACCGGAG CTGTTGAGGAAGGACCAACTTTAGCGTGCTCTGTGGTGCTGGTGGACTATCTGAAGAGTCCGTTCAGGACGGAGCCTGTGATTG GTCTGAGTTCTATTATAGAGTGCCGCAGTTCCATAGGATGGCCCCCACCCTACTATTACCTGTGTGAGCTGTGCACCGCCAAGATGAGGGAGGATTACATCATCAGTCACATCATCAGCTCCCTCCATCGCTTCTTCTACATT AAAGCCTGCAATCCCAGCCTCCTTGACAGCAGTGAGAAGGATCCCCAGCTGAGCACCATGGGCCCCTTTCTGCACAAGACAGCCAGCGACCTCCAGGAGCAGGAGGGCCATGGCGAGGTGCAG GTGGTGACACTGTCTCATGCGATTTACAATAAAATTGTGTTGCAAAGCTATCAGTCAG CCTACATGGAGGTGAAGGATGCCAGGCAGTACAAACTAGGACTGTTTACAG GTCTCATTACAGGATTGAAGAAACCAACTCGGAGAGAGCGCCATCGGACCCGCAAGCCTGAGACAGGACTGGACCACAGGACTCTGAAGGGCGGGTCGCACACTGACGAACCTGCCAAGTACTCCGACCACAAGCATGCCAGACGCCGACCTCGGACTGGGCACCGGAGCAGGTCTCGAGAGCCTGCAGAGCGATGGTCTGGAGAGCCGTGGAGATCCACACATGACCACAGAGAGTTGGCAGGGTACGAGGAGATAACTGGAGACCGTGGGCATCCACAACCCGCTGAGCACTTCACCCCAAGACACGGCCTCCCTCAGTATTTAGCCAGCAGGAACCCTGAGGACATCGGAACATCAGAAGGGGGTCTCCCTCACATGCACCCTGACAGTCAGTCTGCTCTGATGCATCAGCATGGCTACCAGGGCCACCAGCAGCTGGATGCACAGCCCATCCTGATGCGCCCTCTCAGCCCCCACCGCCAGCCATTCCCAAAGAGGAGGCCGTCTCCAATGTGTGCCCTTGATCGGGAGTTTTACCCAGAGCGGCATGCTGGTCCCCATGGGCAGGCGTTCCCTTCAGGTGTCCAGGAGAATGTGTTCCCAGATGTAACACCAGTTCCTACACCAGGTGAGGGCCGGACTGTCCTGCTACACCCTGTGGGTCCCCAGGGACACACACTGCCAAGGAGATTGCCAGCTCATCTGCCCCCTGAGGGCCTGATGGTAACGGTGCGGCCCTCCATTGTGCAGGATGAGAGGTTTCCAGAGAGAATGCCAGAATCTGCCGTGCGGTATGAATCTCGGAGATCTGTAATGCTCCCTGGAAGCTCTCTGAGTCGGACATTCCCAGAGAGGACAGGTCAAGACCGCACAGCGTACCCCAATAGAACTGAGAGCAAGAGGTTTGCCAGAGAGGTGGACGAAGGTGGCAAAGGGAAGCACAGCTTTAAGGAGGAGAAGAAACAGAAGCTGCTGGAACTCCTCATGGGTCTGCTGGATTCCGAAGGGACAGAAGGTGTCACACATCACAAACCAGACCAACACCAGATGATGCCGGGAAGCACAGCACCCTTGGGTTTGACCGAACACCTTCCTGACAGGCACTCTGGCACAGCCCCTCCCAGGAGGATCCACCCCACTAAAGAGCAGATGGTCATCGAATATGAATACTCACGTGGTCGTGATGATGAAAGCCCATTGTCTGCACCAGACCTCGACCAACACAGATCCTCCTGGGCAGGCGGTGGCAGTGGCCGGGGGCACAGTTGGGGCATGGAGTTTGACACAAGCTTCCCTGCTGTTCCAGGGAATACAGATCACAGAAAACACCACAGTGCCATGAAGCAGGAGGAATCCTGGGCCACTTCCCAACGAGGGGAAGGTTTCTCACATGACCGGTATACTGAGGAACTTGAATCTGCATGCTATGATGCAGGCAGGTATGCAGGGCCACAGGGTGGCAGCGAGTTCCCTGCACCGGCTGGATACAATAGAGTCCCTGCCAAAGTCGGGGGCCAGAATGTGAGCGAGTTCCTCAGAGGGATACGATATTCTGAAGACCGCACCAGGAGGACCAGCCCCTCAGGGTCCCATGCTACCAGGCTGGCCACAGCTCCTGGAGAGGGGTACTGGGGGGAGGCAGCAGCAGGACGAGGGTATAGAGATAGGGTACAGGGGGTCAGGGACAACAAGACAGGTGGCCTGGTTGGAGATAGGTGGTCAACCAACTACTCGGTTGGAGGAATACCTTTTGGTCCGGGTGGAAGACTTGCTGCTGCTTCGGCCTATCCCCCCGAGGCTACCCAAGGCAGACAGCTGGACAGGACATCTGTCTTGGGGAAGAGGGGTTGGGAGAAACTTGATGGGTTTCAGCCCTCTCCTTATGGAGGCTATGAAAACTGGGAGTCTCAGAG CCCTCGACCTCCTCCCACCAAAATCCCTGGGTTGGATCAGTCTGACTCTCAGAAG GATCCCACGGAGGAGTTAATGAAATTGTGGAAGAATATCTCCCGGGAGCAG GCAGAGAGGCACAAGGGGAGCCTGAGCTGCAGGAGACTCGGAGTCTGGCAGGAACCCCACACAGCTGCCTCTCCAACCCCAGTGTACACCTGGAGAGATACTGGCTGGCTGCTGAGTGTAATATGGAATAAGATGCATACTTCAGAAGTGGGATTCAGTACGGATCAAGACTTCGGTGGAGTGGATTTAATTCACCCATGTAACCCAGCTTACACCAGGGCATTCAATAGTCAACAGGCAGAGCTGAAGGGAGCCGTTGTTATTAAGGATGCAGTGGTGTTATAA
- the LOC136714005 gene encoding uncharacterized protein LOC136714005 isoform X5: protein MTAREEKQQLKKEKDQGKVKEISGAESGWTGQVFCQICQLLCTNYDLHLNGKKHNQKLANLRKQEKHGGVDPEATQGGPEYAQEKEPKKRKKERKELGDPPFCKLCQFQSLNRENFHTHLCGKKHQKKVLAIRSAEAADPKANTGPALPLKDYIKSKKRVEPIIGLQFVTECRISNSPKSPVYLCHFCSESMNKKQIILHLTSWQHRFAYLVRKFPELLPYGWMYKNFEHMESVLQHRASTVEMREGPGQCEIIILPDTYNYEEVQVVRPCSNTGNDSNGTAARPMTLQQYIGDPQRTQPLLGLRFLTEFRQSDGSEPHVYLCEVCKKKVSDEFILSHMTGFKHVVSCLEHLGHNPLDKDNLPKDVIDRSKVLTEMAKQVKETEAPEDVQIMKLNPLAMKQIRGMSVHFALKMMQKIKKASGEQGAGQPEDGEIQKMIEELMADQTGVDTDTKSNSKGSTHTAQKQQSKPVNRAVEEGPTLACSVVLVDYLKSPFRTEPVIGLSSIIECRSSIGWPPPYYYLCELCTAKMREDYIISHIISSLHRFFYIKACNPSLLDSSEKDPQLSTMGPFLHKTASDLQEQEGHGEVQVVTLSHAIYNKIVLQSYQSAYMEVKDARQYKLGLFTGLITGLKKPTRRERHRTRKPETGLDHRTLKGGSHTDEPAKYSDHKHARRRPRTGHRSRSREPAERWSGEPWRSTHDHRELAGYEEITGDRGHPQPAEHFTPRHGLPQYLASRNPEDIGTSEGGLPHMHPDSQSALMHQHGYQGHQQLDAQPILMRPLSPHRQPFPKRRPSPMCALDREFYPERHAGPHGQAFPSGVQENVFPDVTPVPTPGEGRTVLLHPVGPQGHTLPRRLPAHLPPEGLMVTVRPSIVQDERFPERMPESAVRYESRRSVMLPGSSLSRTFPERTGQDRTAYPNRTESKRFAREVDEGGKGKHSFKEEKKQKLLELLMGLLDSEGTEGVTHHKPDQHQMMPGSTAPLGLTEHLPDRHSGTAPPRRIHPTKEQMVIEYEYSRGRDDESPLSAPDLDQHRSSWAGGGSGRGHSWGMEFDTSFPAVPGNTDHRKHHSAMKQEESWATSQRGEGFSHDRYTEELESACYDAGRYAGPQGGSEFPAPAGYNRVPAKVGGQNVSEFLRGIRYSEDRTRRTSPSGSHATRLATAPGEGYWGEAAAGRGYRDRVQGVRDNKTGGLVGDRWSTNYSVGGIPFGPGGRLAAASAYPPEATQGRQLDRTSVLGKRGWEKLDGFQPSPYGGYENWESQSPRPPPTKIPGLDQSDSQKDPTEELMKLWKNISREQVRQ from the exons atgaCAGCCCGAGAAGAGAAACAGCAgctgaaaaaggaaaaggatCAGGGGAAAGTGAAGGAGATCAGTGGTGCTGAGAGCGGATGGACCGGCCAGGTGTTTTGCCAG ATCTGTCAACTCTTGTGCACAAATTACGATCTTCACCTGAACGGAAAAAAACATAATCAG AAATTGGCAAATCTTAGGAAGCAAG AGAAGCATGGCGGGGTGGATCCTGAAGCAACGCAGGGAGGACCAG AATATGCACAGGAGAAGGAaccaaaaaaaaggaagaaagaaagaaaagaattgGGAGATCCCCCATTTTGCAAG TTATGTCAGTTCCAGAGCCTAAACAGAGAGAATTTCCATACGCATCTGTGTGGAAAAAAGCACCAGAAG AAAGTGCTAGCGATCAGGAGTGCAG AAGCTGCTGACCCCAAGGCAAACACAG GTCCAGCTTTGCCCTTGAAAGATTACATTAAAAGTAAAAAGAGGGTCGAGCCCATCATAG GGCTGCAGTTTGTGACGGAATGCCGCATCTCTAACTCCCCCAAGTCTCCGGTTTATTTGTGTCACTTCTGTTCAGAAAGTatgaacaaaaaacagataATCCTGCACCTCACGAGCTGGCAGCACCGCTTCGCCTACCTG GTGCGCAAGTTTCCAGAGCTGCTGCCCTATGGCTGGATGTACAAGAACTTTGAACACATGGAGTCGGTGCTGCAGCACAGAGCCTCCACAGTGGAGATGAGGGAGGGGCCCGGCCAGTGTGAG ATTATCATCCTACCAGATACCTATAACTATGAAGAAGTTCAGGTTGTCAGGCCTTGCTCCA ATACAGGAAATGACAGTAACGGTACAGCAGCGAGACCGATGACCCTGCAGCAGTACATTGGAGACCCCCAGCGGACTCAGCCCTTGCTTG GTCTGAGGTTTCTGACAGAGTTCAGACAGAGTGACGGGAGCGAGCCCCATGTCTACCTTTGTGAGGTCTGCAAGAAGAAGGTGTCTGATGAGTTCATCCTCTCGCACATGACCGGCTTCAAGCATGTGGTCAGCTGCCTG gaGCACCTGGGTCACAATCCTCTGGACAAAGATAACCTCCCTAAAGATGTGATTGATCGGTCCAAGGTGCTGACGGAGATGGCCAAGCAGGTGAAGGAAACAGAGGCCCCAGAGGACGTGCAG ATTATGAAATTGAATCCACTGGCCATGAAACAAATCAGAGGGATGTCGGTTCACTTTG CTCTGAAAATGATGCAGAAGATCAAGAAGGCGAGTGGGGAGCAGGGCGCTGGCCAGCCTGAAG ATGGGGAGATCCAGAAGATGATTGAGGAGCTGATGGCTGACCAGACCGGAG TTGATACAGATACTAAATCCAACAGCAAAGgcagcacacacactgcacagaagCAGCAAAGTAAACCTGTAAACAGGG CTGTTGAGGAAGGACCAACTTTAGCGTGCTCTGTGGTGCTGGTGGACTATCTGAAGAGTCCGTTCAGGACGGAGCCTGTGATTG GTCTGAGTTCTATTATAGAGTGCCGCAGTTCCATAGGATGGCCCCCACCCTACTATTACCTGTGTGAGCTGTGCACCGCCAAGATGAGGGAGGATTACATCATCAGTCACATCATCAGCTCCCTCCATCGCTTCTTCTACATT AAAGCCTGCAATCCCAGCCTCCTTGACAGCAGTGAGAAGGATCCCCAGCTGAGCACCATGGGCCCCTTTCTGCACAAGACAGCCAGCGACCTCCAGGAGCAGGAGGGCCATGGCGAGGTGCAG GTGGTGACACTGTCTCATGCGATTTACAATAAAATTGTGTTGCAAAGCTATCAGTCAG CCTACATGGAGGTGAAGGATGCCAGGCAGTACAAACTAGGACTGTTTACAG GTCTCATTACAGGATTGAAGAAACCAACTCGGAGAGAGCGCCATCGGACCCGCAAGCCTGAGACAGGACTGGACCACAGGACTCTGAAGGGCGGGTCGCACACTGACGAACCTGCCAAGTACTCCGACCACAAGCATGCCAGACGCCGACCTCGGACTGGGCACCGGAGCAGGTCTCGAGAGCCTGCAGAGCGATGGTCTGGAGAGCCGTGGAGATCCACACATGACCACAGAGAGTTGGCAGGGTACGAGGAGATAACTGGAGACCGTGGGCATCCACAACCCGCTGAGCACTTCACCCCAAGACACGGCCTCCCTCAGTATTTAGCCAGCAGGAACCCTGAGGACATCGGAACATCAGAAGGGGGTCTCCCTCACATGCACCCTGACAGTCAGTCTGCTCTGATGCATCAGCATGGCTACCAGGGCCACCAGCAGCTGGATGCACAGCCCATCCTGATGCGCCCTCTCAGCCCCCACCGCCAGCCATTCCCAAAGAGGAGGCCGTCTCCAATGTGTGCCCTTGATCGGGAGTTTTACCCAGAGCGGCATGCTGGTCCCCATGGGCAGGCGTTCCCTTCAGGTGTCCAGGAGAATGTGTTCCCAGATGTAACACCAGTTCCTACACCAGGTGAGGGCCGGACTGTCCTGCTACACCCTGTGGGTCCCCAGGGACACACACTGCCAAGGAGATTGCCAGCTCATCTGCCCCCTGAGGGCCTGATGGTAACGGTGCGGCCCTCCATTGTGCAGGATGAGAGGTTTCCAGAGAGAATGCCAGAATCTGCCGTGCGGTATGAATCTCGGAGATCTGTAATGCTCCCTGGAAGCTCTCTGAGTCGGACATTCCCAGAGAGGACAGGTCAAGACCGCACAGCGTACCCCAATAGAACTGAGAGCAAGAGGTTTGCCAGAGAGGTGGACGAAGGTGGCAAAGGGAAGCACAGCTTTAAGGAGGAGAAGAAACAGAAGCTGCTGGAACTCCTCATGGGTCTGCTGGATTCCGAAGGGACAGAAGGTGTCACACATCACAAACCAGACCAACACCAGATGATGCCGGGAAGCACAGCACCCTTGGGTTTGACCGAACACCTTCCTGACAGGCACTCTGGCACAGCCCCTCCCAGGAGGATCCACCCCACTAAAGAGCAGATGGTCATCGAATATGAATACTCACGTGGTCGTGATGATGAAAGCCCATTGTCTGCACCAGACCTCGACCAACACAGATCCTCCTGGGCAGGCGGTGGCAGTGGCCGGGGGCACAGTTGGGGCATGGAGTTTGACACAAGCTTCCCTGCTGTTCCAGGGAATACAGATCACAGAAAACACCACAGTGCCATGAAGCAGGAGGAATCCTGGGCCACTTCCCAACGAGGGGAAGGTTTCTCACATGACCGGTATACTGAGGAACTTGAATCTGCATGCTATGATGCAGGCAGGTATGCAGGGCCACAGGGTGGCAGCGAGTTCCCTGCACCGGCTGGATACAATAGAGTCCCTGCCAAAGTCGGGGGCCAGAATGTGAGCGAGTTCCTCAGAGGGATACGATATTCTGAAGACCGCACCAGGAGGACCAGCCCCTCAGGGTCCCATGCTACCAGGCTGGCCACAGCTCCTGGAGAGGGGTACTGGGGGGAGGCAGCAGCAGGACGAGGGTATAGAGATAGGGTACAGGGGGTCAGGGACAACAAGACAGGTGGCCTGGTTGGAGATAGGTGGTCAACCAACTACTCGGTTGGAGGAATACCTTTTGGTCCGGGTGGAAGACTTGCTGCTGCTTCGGCCTATCCCCCCGAGGCTACCCAAGGCAGACAGCTGGACAGGACATCTGTCTTGGGGAAGAGGGGTTGGGAGAAACTTGATGGGTTTCAGCCCTCTCCTTATGGAGGCTATGAAAACTGGGAGTCTCAGAG CCCTCGACCTCCTCCCACCAAAATCCCTGGGTTGGATCAGTCTGACTCTCAGAAG GATCCCACGGAGGAGTTAATGAAATTGTGGAAGAATATCTCCCGGGAGCAG GTGAGGCAGTGA